A genome region from Solanum pennellii chromosome 12, SPENNV200 includes the following:
- the LOC107006624 gene encoding profilin-1 — protein MSWQTYVDDHLMCDIEGTGHHLSSAAILGFDGSVWAQSPNFPKFKAEEITNIMKDFDEPGHLAPTGLFLAGTKYMVIQGEPGAVIRGKKGPGGITIKKTAQALIFGVYEEPVTPGQCNMVVEKIGDYLVDQGY, from the exons atgTCGTGGCAAACCTATGTAGATGATCACTTGATGTGTGACATTGAAGGTACTGGTCACCATCTCTCTTCTGCAGCCATCCTCGGGTTCGATGGTAGTGTCTGGGCTCAGAGTCCCAATTTCCCTAAG TTTAAAGCAGAGGAGATTACTAACATCATGAAAGATTTCGATGAACCTGGACATCTAGCTCCAACTGGTCTATTCCTTGCGGGTACAAAATACATGGTCATTCAAGGAGAACCTGGTGCTGTTATCCGCGGGAAAAAG ggtCCTGGTGGAATAACTATTAAGAAGACTGCACAGGCACTGATTTTTGGTGTGTATGAGGAACCAGTGACTCCAGGACAGTGCAACATGGTGGTGGAGAAAATTGGTGATTACCTTGTTGATCAGGGATATTAA